In the Prochlorococcus sp. MIT 1307 genome, one interval contains:
- the queG gene encoding tRNA epoxyqueuosine(34) reductase QueG — protein sequence MKTPSELSKALKKEAKSQGFTLVGIATIPGSDRIALRTAALQRWLNAGHQGEMKWMAAPRRQKIETLLEDAKSLLSVGLNYYVKENKEAQALSIARYGWGKDYHKVIKQRLKRIGRWLEKERPNTAWKICVDSAPLLEKAWAEEAGLGWIGKNSNLINQHHGSWMVLGHLLSTEPLLPDTPTKPLCGKCQICIDACPTKAISEPFVINSNLCLAYHTIENRSAALPKTITASLGNWIAGCDICQEVCPWNQKELQSSKDPAMQPKDWMLKLTKEQALSWSDNKWNEKLNGSALKRIKPWMWRRNAEAIQSDI from the coding sequence ATCAAAACCCCATCTGAACTGAGTAAAGCACTTAAAAAAGAAGCAAAAAGCCAAGGCTTTACCCTAGTTGGGATTGCAACCATTCCAGGTAGTGATCGCATAGCCCTCAGAACAGCAGCCTTACAAAGATGGCTTAATGCTGGACATCAAGGAGAAATGAAGTGGATGGCTGCTCCACGAAGACAAAAAATTGAAACCCTTTTAGAAGACGCAAAAAGCCTTTTGTCAGTCGGACTGAATTACTACGTCAAGGAAAACAAAGAGGCTCAAGCCTTATCAATTGCACGATATGGATGGGGTAAGGACTACCACAAAGTAATTAAACAAAGACTTAAACGTATAGGAAGATGGCTCGAAAAAGAGAGACCTAATACAGCTTGGAAAATCTGTGTTGATTCAGCACCTTTACTTGAAAAAGCATGGGCAGAAGAAGCCGGACTAGGTTGGATTGGAAAAAACAGCAATCTTATAAATCAACACCATGGTTCTTGGATGGTTTTAGGTCATCTACTCTCTACAGAACCTTTACTACCAGATACGCCAACAAAACCTCTCTGCGGAAAATGTCAAATTTGCATTGACGCTTGTCCAACCAAGGCAATCAGTGAGCCATTTGTAATCAATTCCAACCTTTGTCTTGCTTATCACACTATTGAAAATAGAAGTGCAGCACTACCAAAAACAATTACTGCATCTTTAGGGAACTGGATCGCAGGTTGTGACATATGTCAGGAGGTCTGCCCATGGAATCAAAAAGAACTTCAAAGTTCTAAAGATCCAGCAATGCAACCAAAAGATTGGATGCTGAAGCTAACAAAAGAACAAGCACTTTCTTGGAGTGATAACAAATGGAATGAAAAACTTAATGGTTCTGCCCTCAAGCGCATTAAACCTTGGATGTGGCGCCGTAATGCCGAAGCAATACAAAGCGACATTTAG
- a CDS encoding tetratricopeptide repeat protein, whose translation MGLTNNFLTRNKLWILASLIGLNATLFIHKPANSFIPYVFNPKANNLEEASINFGKTAAQLIHFGQIEEANRLAKLAVRLNPNDSRLWSILAEAQARNKLFKEASQSLIKAKKIEPKNAQLWFADGSLNLRQNNPKNAIIMITKGLTIDPNNANAYFQLGNARMMQSQFILALKAFKNATKIKPKFWEALNNQALVHYELGNTKKAIIMWRNVLKIEENSEPMLALASALNQMQSISQESLDLAKKALSKNPNYVSSQHQAEQLWGKKLRQAAQELLKHPNLNDDVKRALANSN comes from the coding sequence ATGGGGCTAACAAATAACTTTCTTACTCGAAATAAACTTTGGATACTAGCTTCTCTGATAGGCCTCAACGCAACTCTCTTTATACATAAACCTGCTAATTCTTTTATTCCTTATGTTTTCAACCCTAAAGCTAATAATTTAGAAGAAGCAAGCATTAATTTTGGCAAAACAGCGGCTCAATTAATTCATTTTGGTCAAATAGAAGAAGCCAATCGGTTAGCCAAGTTAGCAGTAAGGTTAAACCCAAACGATTCACGACTATGGTCGATTTTAGCTGAAGCTCAAGCTAGAAACAAATTATTCAAAGAAGCTAGTCAGTCACTAATAAAAGCTAAAAAAATTGAACCTAAAAATGCACAACTTTGGTTTGCAGATGGATCTTTAAATTTACGACAAAACAACCCAAAAAATGCAATAATAATGATCACAAAAGGCTTAACAATAGATCCAAATAATGCAAACGCATACTTCCAACTAGGAAATGCAAGAATGATGCAGTCTCAATTCATACTTGCACTAAAAGCATTTAAAAATGCAACCAAAATCAAACCAAAATTTTGGGAAGCACTGAATAATCAAGCCTTGGTGCATTATGAATTAGGAAACACAAAAAAAGCAATTATTATGTGGCGTAATGTATTAAAAATAGAAGAGAATTCTGAGCCAATGCTTGCCCTTGCATCAGCACTAAATCAAATGCAAAGCATAAGTCAGGAATCATTAGATCTTGCAAAAAAAGCTCTTAGTAAAAATCCAAATTACGTCTCATCTCAACATCAAGCAGAGCAACTTTGGGGAAAGAAGCTTAGACAAGCTGCTCAGGAACTTCTCAAACACCCAAATTTGAATGATGACGTAAAGAGAGCTTTGGCAAACTCTAACTAA
- a CDS encoding DNA topoisomerase (ATP-hydrolyzing) has translation MAEERLQPISLHHEMQRSYLEYAMSVIVGRALPDVRDGLKPVQRRILFAMYELGLTPDRPYRKCARVVGDVLGKYHPHGDQAVYDALVRLVQSFSSRYPILDGHGNFGSVDDDPPAAMRYTETRLASIAHQALLNEIGSKTVDFTPNFDGSQQEPSVLPAQLPFLLLNGCSGIAVGMATSIPPHNLNEIINGVIALIKNPQLSDEQLLKIIPGPDFPTGGEVLLGTGVRETYIKGRGSIPMRGLAHIEEIHPGKGKHRRSAIIITELPYQLSKAGWIEKLAEQVNEGKINGIADIRDESDREGMRIVVELRRDSEPNKVLTDLQRRTALQSNFGAILLALVDGQPKQLSLKLLLEKFLEYRELTLIRRTQYLLTKTLDRLEIVEGLTKALKNLRPIITTIENAKDALEAKAKLVIELKITEKQAEAVLAMPLRKLTNLEQASLYKEIKELIENKNRLELLLKNRTQLLETLIKELKQIKKQFGNPRRTRLVEGGDKLLADKIAHQRPNAELQRQQAYAGLPHEGRLLIQNDNQVKIVSPQILGRLHLNESCVLGEEPAPARLIWPIEAKPKILAITKTGRVALVKWEFAGQQPGLLEKFLPGGLEGETIINLIPLPANESLSLGLLSSDGRFKRIPIEEVLELSGRAATVLKLKNGVMLKAGFICHPNGEIAICTSYGRILKLLVNEKTMPLMGKLAQGPITMKPFPGEVIIGGVSWKNSPENQLVIITKYGQIKKINLNYLRQCERGDIGEICINLKKSKDLIDEVVDAYDSKLLGSIISSKGRNARLSSNQLNNEIINNFIQLKEDEYIQKIIPLIEPEKIS, from the coding sequence ATGGCCGAGGAGCGCCTACAGCCAATTTCCCTGCATCATGAAATGCAGCGCTCATACCTCGAATACGCAATGAGCGTAATCGTTGGGAGAGCTTTACCTGATGTGAGAGACGGCCTTAAACCAGTTCAAAGACGCATCCTTTTTGCGATGTATGAACTTGGACTTACGCCAGATCGCCCATATCGAAAATGTGCTCGAGTAGTAGGAGATGTTTTAGGTAAATATCATCCACACGGTGATCAAGCAGTCTATGACGCACTTGTCCGACTAGTTCAAAGTTTTTCAAGCCGTTATCCAATCCTTGATGGACATGGAAATTTTGGATCTGTAGATGACGATCCTCCAGCAGCAATGAGATATACAGAAACCAGACTGGCATCAATAGCTCATCAAGCATTACTCAACGAAATTGGCTCCAAAACTGTAGATTTTACTCCTAACTTTGATGGATCTCAACAAGAACCCAGCGTTCTTCCTGCTCAATTACCTTTTCTTCTCCTAAATGGTTGTTCAGGCATTGCTGTTGGAATGGCAACCAGTATTCCTCCACATAATCTGAACGAAATCATCAATGGAGTAATTGCGTTAATTAAAAATCCTCAACTATCAGATGAGCAGCTATTAAAAATAATTCCAGGACCAGACTTTCCGACAGGTGGAGAAGTTCTTTTAGGTACTGGTGTTCGAGAAACATATATCAAAGGTAGAGGAAGTATTCCCATGAGAGGCTTAGCACATATAGAAGAAATTCACCCTGGAAAAGGAAAACACCGTAGAAGTGCAATTATTATTACTGAATTACCTTATCAACTTAGTAAAGCCGGTTGGATAGAAAAATTGGCAGAGCAAGTTAACGAAGGAAAAATCAATGGAATTGCAGATATTAGAGATGAAAGTGATAGAGAAGGAATGAGAATAGTCGTTGAGCTCAGACGTGATAGTGAACCAAACAAAGTTTTAACTGACCTACAAAGAAGAACTGCACTACAAAGTAATTTTGGAGCAATACTTTTAGCTCTAGTTGATGGACAACCAAAGCAACTATCACTCAAATTATTGCTTGAAAAATTTCTTGAATATAGAGAGTTAACACTGATTAGAAGAACCCAATATTTACTTACAAAAACTTTAGACCGTTTAGAGATTGTAGAAGGATTAACTAAAGCATTAAAAAATTTAAGGCCTATAATAACAACGATAGAAAACGCTAAAGATGCATTAGAAGCAAAAGCAAAGCTTGTCATCGAATTAAAAATAACAGAAAAGCAAGCAGAAGCTGTTTTAGCAATGCCTCTCAGGAAGTTAACCAACCTTGAACAAGCAAGTCTTTATAAAGAAATCAAAGAATTGATAGAGAATAAAAACCGCCTAGAATTATTACTGAAAAACAGAACACAACTTCTAGAAACTTTAATTAAAGAGTTAAAGCAAATAAAAAAACAATTTGGTAATCCAAGACGAACTCGACTAGTAGAAGGAGGAGATAAACTATTAGCAGACAAAATTGCGCATCAAAGACCTAATGCTGAGCTCCAAAGACAACAAGCATATGCTGGCTTACCACATGAAGGAAGATTACTCATTCAAAATGATAATCAGGTAAAAATAGTAAGTCCCCAGATTCTTGGAAGACTTCATTTAAATGAAAGTTGCGTACTTGGCGAAGAACCTGCACCTGCAAGATTGATATGGCCTATAGAAGCCAAACCAAAAATATTAGCAATCACAAAAACAGGACGAGTCGCATTAGTTAAATGGGAATTTGCTGGCCAACAACCTGGCCTATTAGAGAAATTCCTACCAGGTGGTTTAGAAGGTGAAACCATAATAAATTTAATTCCTTTACCAGCAAATGAAAGCCTAAGTCTCGGCTTATTAAGTAGCGATGGAAGATTTAAAAGAATTCCAATAGAAGAAGTACTAGAGCTCTCTGGAAGAGCAGCGACCGTTTTAAAACTCAAAAATGGAGTAATGCTGAAAGCTGGTTTTATATGTCATCCAAATGGTGAAATAGCAATTTGCACTTCCTATGGAAGAATATTAAAGCTTTTAGTTAATGAAAAAACAATGCCTTTAATGGGAAAGTTAGCGCAAGGTCCAATAACGATGAAACCCTTTCCAGGGGAAGTAATAATAGGAGGAGTATCATGGAAAAACAGTCCTGAAAATCAATTAGTTATAATAACCAAGTATGGACAAATAAAAAAAATCAATCTTAATTATCTAAGACAATGTGAACGTGGAGATATTGGTGAAATCTGCATAAATCTCAAAAAGTCAAAAGATCTTATAGACGAAGTAGTAGATGCCTATGACAGCAAGCTATTAGGAAGTATTATCAGTAGCAAAGGTAGAAATGCTAGATTAAGTTCTAATCAGTTGAACAATGAAATTATTAATAATTTTATTCAATTAAAAGAAGATGAATATATTCAAAAAATTATTCCACTCATTGAACCAGAAAAAATATCATGA
- the purF gene encoding amidophosphoribosyltransferase, with protein MCGIVGVLAKDQINQQIYDSLLLLQHRGQDSTGIATMDGSVFHLRKSKGQVREAYRTRDMRALKGNIGLGHVRYATKGAADREEEAQPFYVNAPYGIILVHNGNLTNTRELEKDLFIKDRRHTNSTSDTEMLLNILATELQLQISGRDICPEYIFNAVKSMHERIQGSYAAIALIAGHGILAFRDPYGIRPLVIGKKVNSSNKVDWILASESLVIENNDYQIVRDVEPGEAIFITSNGEFYSQQCSDNPRLFPCSFEYVYLARPDSIMNGISVYEARLRMGDSLAETIKKHISSGEVDVVMPIPDSSRPAAMQVARQLGIEYREGFFKNRYIGRTFIMPGQLQRKKSVRQKLNAMGTEFKNKNILIVDDSIVRGTTSKQIVQMARFSGANKVIFTSAAPPVRFPHVYGINMPSRAELIAHNRTISEIEEKLSIDQMIYQEVPDLKNSIIKKSIVSELDLSCFTGEYVTGTVTDEYLDWVEREYLS; from the coding sequence ATGTGTGGAATAGTTGGAGTTCTTGCTAAAGATCAAATTAATCAGCAAATATATGACAGTTTGCTGTTACTTCAACATCGTGGTCAAGATTCAACAGGAATTGCAACCATGGATGGCAGTGTATTTCATTTGCGTAAATCAAAAGGTCAGGTGCGTGAAGCATATCGAACTCGAGATATGCGAGCCTTAAAAGGTAATATAGGTTTAGGTCATGTCAGATATGCGACAAAAGGTGCTGCAGATAGGGAAGAAGAGGCACAACCATTTTATGTAAATGCTCCATATGGAATTATTCTTGTTCATAATGGGAACCTTACTAATACTCGAGAATTAGAAAAAGATCTTTTTATTAAAGATAGAAGACATACTAATTCTACTAGTGATACTGAAATGCTTTTAAATATATTAGCAACAGAATTACAATTACAAATTTCTGGAAGAGATATTTGTCCTGAATATATTTTTAATGCAGTTAAGTCTATGCATGAAAGAATTCAAGGTTCTTATGCAGCTATCGCCTTAATTGCAGGTCATGGAATTTTAGCTTTTAGGGATCCATATGGTATTCGCCCATTAGTGATTGGTAAAAAAGTTAATTCATCCAACAAAGTAGATTGGATTTTGGCTAGTGAATCATTAGTAATAGAGAACAATGACTATCAAATTGTTAGAGATGTAGAACCAGGAGAAGCTATATTTATAACTTCTAATGGTGAATTTTATTCTCAACAATGCTCTGATAATCCAAGGCTTTTTCCATGTTCTTTTGAGTATGTTTATTTAGCACGTCCGGATTCCATTATGAATGGAATTTCTGTTTATGAGGCAAGATTACGTATGGGTGACTCTTTAGCAGAAACTATAAAAAAACATATTTCATCTGGCGAAGTAGATGTTGTAATGCCTATACCTGATTCATCTCGACCAGCAGCGATGCAGGTTGCTCGTCAATTAGGTATTGAATATCGTGAAGGTTTTTTCAAGAATCGTTATATTGGTCGAACATTTATTATGCCTGGACAATTACAAAGAAAAAAATCAGTTCGACAAAAATTAAATGCTATGGGAACAGAATTTAAAAATAAAAATATTTTAATAGTAGATGATTCAATCGTTAGAGGAACTACTTCTAAACAAATTGTCCAAATGGCAAGGTTTTCTGGGGCGAATAAAGTGATATTTACTTCAGCAGCACCACCAGTTAGATTTCCACATGTTTATGGCATTAATATGCCTAGTAGAGCTGAGTTAATAGCCCATAATAGAACAATTTCAGAGATTGAAGAAAAATTGTCTATTGATCAAATGATTTATCAAGAAGTGCCAGACTTAAAGAACTCTATTATTAAAAAATCTATTGTATCTGAACTTGATTTATCTTGTTTTACTGGTGAATATGTTACTGGAACGGTTACAGATGAGTATTTAGACTGGGTAGAGCGAGAATATTTGTCATGA
- the purL gene encoding phosphoribosylformylglycinamidine synthase subunit PurL: MSINFSDINFQKLIESPLFKVSYDVSLAIEEEGLEKEDYIEICRRLNRPPNRTELGMFGVMWSEHCCYRNSRSLLKNFPIKGSRILVGPGENAGVVDIGEGQQLAFKIESHNHPSALEPFQGAATGVGGILRDIFTMGARPIALLNSLRFGPIDDEHNISLMEGVVAGIAHYGNCVGVPTIGGEVSFDTSYSGNPLVNAMALGLMETEKIVCSGADGIDYPVMYVGSTTGRDGMGGASFASAELTKSSLDDRPAVQVGDPFLEKGLIEACLQAFKSGYVVAAQDMGAAGLTCSCSEMAAKGGLGIELNLDLVPAREKGMTAYEFLLSESQERMLFVVKPDCQNELKDCFTRWGLHVSVVGKVLKENIVRVLHKGSVVAELPANALADDTPINYHDLLEEPPLYIQEHWNWNEKDLPQFSKVGINLDKRLNQKLTWNEVILKLLDYPTISSKRWVYRQYDYQVQSNTVLSPGISDAAIIRIRPQDGNKSLESSKRGIAAVVDCPNRWVSLDPERGAVAAVVEAARNISCVGAEPLAITNNLNFASPDTSIGYWQLALACEGITKACQILETPVTGGNVSLYNETRLANGKLQPIHPTPVIGMVGLVNDLDLICGQGWKHPGDSIWLLGLPLEINNILDPRITLGASSYLEVIHELSTGRPPEIDLELEKVTQAFLRKAIIDGYILSAHDVSDGGIAVAIAECCMTSDLGAYCYLPNSKVRLDRLLFAEGGARIIVSIDSNKENAWKTFVSEVNKKDSVLLSATKIGTVQLESELLITQSEHELIRLSLKGLRDSFESAIPRRVNSKKEIFS, translated from the coding sequence ATGTCTATAAATTTCTCAGACATCAACTTTCAAAAGTTAATTGAAAGTCCTTTGTTTAAGGTTTCTTATGATGTTTCTTTAGCAATAGAAGAAGAAGGCTTAGAAAAAGAGGATTATATAGAAATATGTAGACGTCTTAATAGACCACCTAATCGAACAGAACTTGGTATGTTTGGTGTGATGTGGTCAGAACATTGTTGTTATAGAAACTCAAGGAGTCTATTAAAAAATTTTCCAATTAAAGGATCAAGAATTCTTGTTGGACCAGGAGAAAATGCAGGTGTTGTTGATATAGGTGAAGGTCAACAATTAGCTTTTAAAATAGAAAGTCATAATCATCCTTCTGCTTTAGAACCTTTTCAAGGAGCAGCAACTGGTGTAGGAGGAATTCTTCGTGATATTTTTACTATGGGTGCACGACCTATAGCTTTATTAAATTCTTTAAGATTTGGTCCTATTGATGATGAACATAATATTTCTTTAATGGAAGGAGTGGTAGCAGGAATAGCACATTATGGAAATTGTGTAGGTGTTCCAACTATTGGTGGTGAAGTTTCTTTTGATACAAGTTATTCAGGTAATCCATTAGTTAATGCTATGGCTCTTGGATTAATGGAAACCGAAAAAATTGTTTGTTCAGGTGCAGACGGGATTGATTATCCAGTTATGTATGTCGGTAGTACTACTGGGCGTGATGGTATGGGAGGGGCAAGTTTTGCTAGTGCTGAACTTACAAAATCTTCTTTAGATGATCGCCCTGCAGTTCAAGTTGGTGATCCTTTTTTGGAGAAAGGTTTAATAGAAGCTTGTCTTCAAGCTTTCAAAAGTGGTTATGTAGTTGCTGCTCAGGATATGGGTGCTGCTGGTTTAACTTGTAGTTGTTCTGAGATGGCAGCAAAAGGAGGTTTAGGTATTGAATTAAATCTTGATTTAGTTCCTGCTAGAGAAAAAGGCATGACTGCTTATGAATTTTTACTATCTGAATCTCAAGAAAGAATGCTTTTTGTTGTAAAACCTGATTGTCAAAATGAATTAAAGGATTGTTTTACTAGATGGGGATTACATGTTTCTGTTGTAGGTAAAGTTCTTAAAGAAAATATTGTTCGTGTTTTACATAAAGGCTCTGTAGTTGCTGAATTACCAGCTAATGCTTTAGCTGATGATACACCAATTAATTATCATGATTTACTAGAAGAACCTCCGCTATATATTCAAGAACATTGGAATTGGAATGAGAAAGACTTACCTCAATTTTCTAAAGTTGGAATTAATCTAGACAAAAGATTAAATCAAAAATTAACTTGGAATGAGGTTATTTTAAAACTTTTGGATTATCCAACAATTTCTTCTAAACGATGGGTTTATCGTCAATATGATTATCAGGTTCAATCTAATACTGTTTTATCTCCTGGTATTTCAGATGCTGCAATAATTCGAATACGACCTCAAGATGGGAATAAATCTCTTGAGTCTTCAAAGAGAGGAATTGCTGCTGTAGTTGATTGTCCTAATCGTTGGGTATCTCTTGATCCAGAGAGAGGAGCTGTTGCAGCTGTTGTTGAAGCTGCTAGAAATATAAGTTGTGTAGGGGCTGAACCTTTAGCGATTACTAATAATCTAAATTTTGCTTCTCCAGATACTTCTATTGGTTATTGGCAATTGGCTTTAGCTTGTGAAGGTATAACTAAGGCTTGCCAAATATTAGAAACTCCTGTAACAGGAGGAAATGTTTCCTTATACAATGAGACTCGTCTAGCTAATGGTAAGTTACAACCTATACATCCAACTCCTGTAATTGGAATGGTTGGATTAGTAAATGATTTAGATTTGATTTGTGGACAAGGCTGGAAGCATCCAGGTGATTCAATTTGGCTTCTAGGCTTACCTTTAGAGATAAATAATATATTAGATCCACGCATCACTTTAGGAGCTAGCAGCTATCTTGAAGTAATACATGAATTGTCAACTGGTAGGCCACCTGAGATTGATTTGGAATTAGAAAAAGTAACCCAAGCTTTTTTACGTAAAGCAATTATAGATGGTTATATTCTTTCTGCTCATGACGTCTCGGATGGAGGAATTGCTGTTGCTATTGCAGAATGTTGTATGACATCTGATCTAGGTGCTTATTGTTATCTTCCTAATAGTAAAGTACGTTTAGATAGACTGCTTTTTGCTGAAGGTGGTGCTCGTATAATTGTAAGTATTGATTCTAATAAAGAGAATGCCTGGAAGACATTTGTCAGTGAAGTTAATAAAAAGGATTCAGTATTACTTTCTGCTACTAAAATAGGAACAGTTCAATTAGAGAGTGAACTATTGATTACTCAGAGTGAACATGAGCTTATTCGCTTATCTCTCAAAGGCTTAAGAGATTCTTTTGAGAGTGCGATTCCTCGTCGAGTTAATTCTAAAAAGGAGATTTTCTCGTGA
- a CDS encoding RNA methyltransferase has protein sequence MTLSEKLLLSDLLKHRVRCDQGLDHGPGLMAWMHPPVHRLLGWSSRPSHLNLSRHVWRLDQLRGIATTEVFVKGKPSIHDQITLDRIPTLLNSDIVNLHGDVIGFIVDLVFDSKSGNILHYLVSRTDPRIPGTSRWRLFIDRILDQQPGLVSINIKSLDDLPIARSSIRQDILRRSRGWKEQFQVLTDKAGNKLEGWLEEPPWEERTPYRSPIQSTFDVDPLDDWNDNFRDEESKDDLDSSEELPYSSSSIKSLEEQDDPWI, from the coding sequence TTGACTTTATCTGAAAAATTATTATTAAGTGACCTTTTAAAACATCGTGTGAGATGTGATCAAGGATTAGACCATGGACCTGGTTTAATGGCTTGGATGCATCCTCCAGTTCATCGCTTATTAGGTTGGTCTTCTCGTCCTTCGCATTTGAATTTATCTAGACATGTTTGGAGGTTAGATCAATTAAGAGGCATAGCTACTACTGAAGTTTTTGTAAAAGGTAAACCTTCTATCCATGATCAAATTACACTTGATAGGATTCCTACTTTATTAAATTCAGATATAGTAAATTTACATGGGGATGTAATAGGATTTATAGTTGATTTGGTTTTTGATTCTAAAAGTGGAAATATTCTTCATTATCTAGTTTCACGTACTGATCCAAGAATTCCAGGAACTAGTAGATGGCGTTTATTTATTGATCGTATTCTTGATCAACAACCTGGTTTGGTTTCTATTAATATCAAGTCATTAGATGATTTACCTATAGCTCGTTCTAGTATTCGTCAAGACATTTTAAGACGTTCACGTGGTTGGAAAGAACAATTTCAAGTATTAACAGATAAGGCAGGAAATAAATTAGAAGGTTGGCTTGAAGAACCTCCATGGGAAGAACGCACTCCATATCGATCACCTATACAAAGTACTTTTGATGTGGATCCATTAGATGATTGGAATGATAACTTCCGAGATGAAGAATCTAAGGATGATTTAGACTCTTCTGAAGAACTCCCATATTCTTCAAGCTCTATAAAAAGTCTTGAAGAACAGGATGATCCTTGGATTTAA
- the dnaN gene encoding DNA polymerase III subunit beta, whose amino-acid sequence MKLICSQIELNTALQLVSRAVASRPTHPVLANVLLTADEGTSRLSLTGFDLNLGIQTSFAASVEKSGAITLPARLFGEIVSKLSNESPVALIFDGDNEQVELKSKGGNYQMRGMSADEFPELPLVESGTSFKVKAQALLKSLRGTLFASSSDEAKQLLTGVHLAFDGKSLKAAATDGHRLAVLNINDALDNDSSFDEQSLNENSTFAVTLPSRSLKEVERLISGWKSDAVVSLFCDKGQVVFLASDQVVTSRTLEGIYPNYNQLIPEGFSKSIILDRRIFISALERIAVLADQHNNVIKISTEINSQEIHITADAQDVGSGSESIPAEFTGDSIKIAFNVRYLLEGLKAIDSDSINLCCNGPTTPAVLLPLDENQSFTYLVMPVQVRT is encoded by the coding sequence GTGAAACTCATTTGCTCTCAGATTGAACTCAATACTGCTCTACAGCTTGTAAGTAGAGCGGTTGCTTCACGTCCAACGCATCCTGTACTGGCAAATGTTTTACTTACTGCTGATGAAGGAACTAGTCGTTTAAGCCTTACTGGCTTTGATCTTAACCTTGGTATTCAGACTTCTTTTGCTGCTTCAGTAGAAAAAAGTGGAGCTATTACTTTACCAGCAAGGTTATTTGGAGAAATTGTTTCTAAATTATCCAATGAATCACCGGTTGCATTGATATTTGATGGTGATAATGAACAAGTTGAATTAAAAAGTAAGGGCGGTAATTACCAAATGCGAGGAATGTCTGCTGATGAGTTTCCGGAGCTCCCTTTAGTTGAAAGTGGTACATCTTTTAAAGTCAAGGCTCAAGCTCTTTTAAAATCTCTTCGAGGTACCCTTTTTGCAAGTAGCTCTGATGAAGCTAAGCAATTATTAACTGGAGTTCATTTAGCTTTTGATGGAAAGTCTTTAAAAGCAGCAGCAACTGATGGACATCGTCTAGCAGTACTGAATATTAATGATGCATTAGATAATGATTCTTCATTTGATGAACAATCTTTGAATGAAAATTCAACTTTTGCTGTAACTTTACCTTCACGTTCTCTTAAAGAAGTCGAGAGGTTAATATCTGGTTGGAAAAGTGATGCTGTTGTAAGTCTTTTTTGTGATAAAGGTCAAGTTGTCTTTTTGGCTTCTGATCAAGTTGTTACTAGTAGAACACTGGAAGGTATTTATCCAAATTATAATCAATTGATTCCAGAAGGTTTTTCAAAATCAATTATATTAGATCGTAGAATATTTATTTCTGCTTTGGAAAGAATTGCTGTTCTTGCTGATCAGCATAATAATGTTATCAAAATAAGTACAGAAATTAATTCTCAAGAAATACACATTACTGCAGATGCTCAGGATGTTGGTAGTGGTTCTGAATCTATTCCTGCAGAATTTACAGGTGATTCTATTAAAATAGCGTTTAATGTTAGATATCTTTTAGAGGGTCTAAAAGCAATTGATTCAGATTCAATTAATTTATGTTGTAATGGACCAACAACTCCAGCTGTATTGTTGCCTTTAGATGAAAATCAAAGCTTTACTTATTTAGTTATGCCAGTCCAAGTACGTACTTAA